From one Rhodamnia argentea isolate NSW1041297 chromosome 1, ASM2092103v1, whole genome shotgun sequence genomic stretch:
- the LOC115743879 gene encoding probable aldo-keto reductase 1 isoform X2, translated as MAGVEVPRVKLGSQGLEVSKLGFGCMGLSGVYNSPVSDEDGIAIIKEAYSKGITLFDTADSYGANANEVLVGKALKQLPRENIQLATKFGILRLDFSNLVVKGNAEYVRSCCESSLKRLGVEYIDLYYQHRVDTSVPIEETMYGLKKLVEEGKIKYIGLSEASPDTIRRAHAVHPVTAVQMEWSLWTRDIEEEIVPLCRELGIGIVTYSPLGRGFFAGKAIVESLPSGSSLVTHPRFRKENLENNKMIYYRIEDLAKKHGCTTAQLALAWLLARGNGVVAIPGTTKIKNLNDNVGALTLKLTEEDLEDISKAVPINEVAGGRTYESVMHATWKFVSTPPPTKKYSA; from the exons ATGGCAGGAGTGGAGGTTCCAAGAGTGAAGCTTGGAAGCCAAGGACTGGAG GTATCAAAGTTGGGGTTCGGATGTATGGGCTTGAGTGGCGTCTACAACTCTCCAGTTTCCGATGAGGACGGCATTGCCATAATAAAGGAAGCTTATAGCAAGGGAATCACGCTCTTTGACACTGCTGATTCGTATGGAGCAAATGCTAATGAAGTTCTGGTCGGAAAG GCCTTGAAGCAACTCCCAAGAGAGAACATTCAGCTAGCCACAAAGTTCGGTATACTAAGATTAGACTTTTCCAACTTGGTGGTTAAGGGCAACGCAGAATATGTCAGGTCATGTTGTGAATCTAGTTTGAAGCGCCTCGGTGTGGAATACATTGATCTGTATTATCAGCATCGAGTCGACACATCAGTTCCGATAGAAGAAACA ATGTACGGATTAAAGAAACTGGTGGAAGAGGGAAAGATCAAGTACATTGGTCTATCTGAAGCCAGCCCTGACACGATTAGGAGAGCTCACGCAGTGCATCCAGTTACCGCTGTACAGATGGAGTGGTCTCTCTGGACTCGTGATATCGAGGAAGAGATAGTTCCATTATGCAG GGAACTCGGCATTGGAATAGTTACGTACAGTCCTCTTGGCCGTGGCTTCTTTGCTGGCAAAGCTATTGTTGAGAGCTTACCTTCCGGCAGCTCTCTG GTTACGCACCCGAGATTCAGAAAGGAGAACCTGGAGAACAATAAAATGATCTATTATAGGATTGAAGATCTTGCCAAGAAGCATGGATGTACGACAGCTCAATTAGCTCTAGCATGGCTTCTTGCACGAGGAAACGGGGTCGTAGCAATCCCCG GGACGACTAAGATCAAGAACTTAAATGACAACGTGGGTGCCTTGACATTGAAACTCACTGAAGAAGATTTGGAAGACATTTCCAAAGCTGTGCCCATCAACGAAGTAGCAGGTGGTAGAACGTACGAGAGCGTGATGCATGCGACGTGGAAGTTTGTTAGCACACCTCCGCCAACCAAGAAGTACTCAGCATAA
- the LOC115743879 gene encoding probable aldo-keto reductase 1 isoform X1 codes for MAGFEIPRVKLGSQGLEVSKLGFGCMGLSGVYNSPVSDEDGIAIIKEAYSKGITLFDTADSYGANANEVLVGKALKQLPRENIQLATKFGILRLDFSNLVVKGNAEYVRSCCESSLKRLGVEYIDLYYQHRVDTSVPIEETMYGLKKLVEEGKIKYIGLSEASPDTIRRAHAVHPVTAVQMEWSLWTRDIEEEIVPLCRELGIGIVTYSPLGRGFFAGKAIVESLPSGSSLVTHPRFRKENLENNKMIYYRIEDLAKKHGCTTAQLALAWLLARGNGVVAIPGTTKIKNLNDNVGALTLKLTEEDLEDISKAVPINEVAGGRTYESVMHATWKFVSTPPPTKKYSA; via the exons ATGGCAGGATTTGAGATTCCGAGAGTTAAGCTGGGAAGCCAAGGACTAGAG GTATCAAAGTTGGGGTTCGGATGTATGGGCTTGAGTGGCGTCTACAACTCTCCAGTTTCCGATGAGGACGGCATTGCCATAATAAAGGAAGCTTATAGCAAGGGAATCACGCTCTTTGACACTGCTGATTCGTATGGAGCAAATGCTAATGAAGTTCTGGTCGGAAAG GCCTTGAAGCAACTCCCAAGAGAGAACATTCAGCTAGCCACAAAGTTCGGTATACTAAGATTAGACTTTTCCAACTTGGTGGTTAAGGGCAACGCAGAATATGTCAGGTCATGTTGTGAATCTAGTTTGAAGCGCCTCGGTGTGGAATACATTGATCTGTATTATCAGCATCGAGTCGACACATCAGTTCCGATAGAAGAAACA ATGTACGGATTAAAGAAACTGGTGGAAGAGGGAAAGATCAAGTACATTGGTCTATCTGAAGCCAGCCCTGACACGATTAGGAGAGCTCACGCAGTGCATCCAGTTACCGCTGTACAGATGGAGTGGTCTCTCTGGACTCGTGATATCGAGGAAGAGATAGTTCCATTATGCAG GGAACTCGGCATTGGAATAGTTACGTACAGTCCTCTTGGCCGTGGCTTCTTTGCTGGCAAAGCTATTGTTGAGAGCTTACCTTCCGGCAGCTCTCTG GTTACGCACCCGAGATTCAGAAAGGAGAACCTGGAGAACAATAAAATGATCTATTATAGGATTGAAGATCTTGCCAAGAAGCATGGATGTACGACAGCTCAATTAGCTCTAGCATGGCTTCTTGCACGAGGAAACGGGGTCGTAGCAATCCCCG GGACGACTAAGATCAAGAACTTAAATGACAACGTGGGTGCCTTGACATTGAAACTCACTGAAGAAGATTTGGAAGACATTTCCAAAGCTGTGCCCATCAACGAAGTAGCAGGTGGTAGAACGTACGAGAGCGTGATGCATGCGACGTGGAAGTTTGTTAGCACACCTCCGCCAACCAAGAAGTACTCAGCATAA